The following proteins come from a genomic window of Mustela lutreola isolate mMusLut2 chromosome 6, mMusLut2.pri, whole genome shotgun sequence:
- the LOC131832994 gene encoding uncharacterized protein LOC131832994: MRTRSRARELFLMELLHWLWSRGHVAAFPELSAGPAQECEGFPSTEGRDLKRWRARPRAALLRVVLVIASDPGAPRTAGSARGGSAGTLRAGTRDDLGPRKRRAARHCVAADRCPRWDRELGAQTEWPGAPGGPACLSRSRAAALAAACGRWEPTDHRDDGSSRLPREAAGCPWRRARTSVSPGRACPPDVRPVPEAPEPGVRRRETVRLLQALVDSRCPSF; this comes from the exons ATGAGGACCAGATCCCGTGCCCGGGAGCTCTTCCTGATGGAGCTACTTCACTGGCTGTGGAGCCGGGGCCACGTCGCCGCGTTCCCGGAGCTTTCTGCTGGTCCCGCGCAGGAGTGCGAGGGGTTTCCTTCCACAGAAGGACGGGACTTGAAACGGTGGAGAGCACGCCCACGGGCCGCTTTGCTCAGGGTGGTGCTGGTTATTGCCTCTGACCCGGGGGCCCCGCGCACAGCAGGGTCTGCGCGAGGGGGGTCTGCAGGGACCCTGCGGGCTGGGACCCGGGACGACCTGGGTCCTAGGAAGCGGAGGGCTGCGCGGCATTGTGTGGCAGCGGACAGGTGTCCTCGGTGGGATAGAGAGCTAGGGGCCCAGACCGAGTGGCCGGGGGCACCGGGAGGACCCGCCTGCCTAAGCCGCTCACGGGCTGCGGCGCTCGCGGCCGCCTGCGGGAGGTGGGAGCCGACCGACCACCGAGATGATGGGTCTTCCAGGCTTCCTAGAGAGGCGGCGGGCTGCCCGTGGAGGCGCGCCCGGACGTC CGTGTCCCCCGGACGTGCGTGTCCCCCGGACGTGCGGCCAGTGCCGGAGGCGCCCGAGCCAGGTGTCCGACGCCGCGAGACGGTCCGTTTGCTGCAGGCGTTGGTGGATTCCCGTTGCCCTTCGTTCTAG
- the ZSCAN12 gene encoding zinc finger and SCAN domain-containing protein 12 isoform X1, translating to MMASAWALQAHEDQDDLLEVKTEEEEKDTPRQHQILRKNNTHSREVFRQSFRQFCYQETPGPREALSRLRELCRQWLRPETHSKEQIVELLVLEQFLTILPEELQAWVREQQPESGEQAVAALEDLERELDEPGEQVSVHTEEQGQPLEETAPLGTEQEPGVSLPPLMAQPKCESPEPEAPLEEPVSGVETGNEYGNLKQEISEEMEPHENMSAFKREVFWPAQCREADDPEAKPEESSGHSREGEQPTGEENRVLLDEQQRFCPGGKPHECEECGKAFSQHSRLVEHQRVHTGDRPYKCEECGKTFRGRTVLIRHKIIHTGEKPYKCNECDKAFGRWSALNQHQRLHTGEKHYHCNECGKAFSQKAGLFHHLKIHTRDKPYHCTQCNKSFSRRSILTQHQGVHTGAKPYECSECGKAFVYNSSLVSHQEIHHKEKCHQCKECGKSFSQSGLVQHQRIHTGEKPYKCDVCGKAFIQRTSLVEHQRIHTGERPYKCDECGKAFTQRSVLTEHQRIHTGERPYKCDECGNAFRGITSLIQHQRIHTGEKPYQCDECGKAFRQRSDLSKHQRTHARGGPCTGKECGESFRQTSALTQHQTTHRGEKPVPV from the exons ATGATGGCATCTGCTTGGGCTCTCCAGGCCCACGAGGACCAGGATGACCTTTTGGAAGTAAAgactgaggaggaggagaaggacacCCCTAGACAGCATCAGATCCTGCGGAAGAACAACACCCACAGCAGGGAGGTCTTCCGACAGTCCTTCCGGCAGTTCTGCTACCAGGAGACCCCGGGGCCGCGCGAGGCGCTGAGCCGGCTGCGGGAGCTCTGCCGCCAGTGGCTGCGGCCCGAGACGCACAGCAAGGAGCAGATCGTGGAGCTGCTGGTGCTGGAGCAGTTCCTGACCATCCTGCCCGAGGAGCTGCAGGCCTGGGTGCGGGAGCAGCAGCCGGAGAGCGGGGAGCAGGCGGTGGCCGCGCTGGAGGACCTGGAGAGGGAGCTGGACGAGCCAGGAGAACAG GTCTCAGTCCACACCGAGGAACAAGGCCAGCCCTTGGAGGAGACGGCCCCTCTGGGAACAGAACAGGAGCCCGGTGTGTCCCTCCCACCCCTGATGGCACAGCCCAAGTGTGAGTCTCCAGAACCTGAAGCCCCGCTGGAGGAGCCAG TTTCAGGTGTTGAGACTGGGAACGAGTACGGGAATTTAAAGCAAGAAATTTCTGAAGAAATGGAACCACATGAGAACATGTCTGCATTTAAACGTGAAGTGTTCTGGCCTGCTCAGTGCAGAGAAGCTGACGATCCTGAGGCAAAACCAGAAGAGTCTTCTGGACACTCCAGGGAAGGTGAACAACCTACAGGTGAAGAAAACCGAGTCCTTCTGGATGAACAGCAGAGGTTCTGTCCGGGAGGAAAACCTCATGAGTGCGAggagtgtgggaaagccttcagtcaGCACTCGCGCCTTGTAGAACATCAGAGGGTCCATACTGGAGACAGGCCTTACAAGTGCGAGGAATGTGGAAAAACATTCCGTGGGAGAACTGTGCTTATCCGGCACAAAATaatccacactggagagaaaccgtATAAGTGTAATGAGTGTGACAAAGCCTTTGGCCGGTGGTCAGCTCTTAACCAGCATCAGAGACttcacacaggagagaagcaCTACCACTGTAATGAGTGCGGCAAAGCCTTCAGCCAGAAAGCAGGCCTCTTTCACCATCTCAAGATCCACACGAGAGACAAACCGTACCATTGTACTCAGTGTAATAAGAGTTTCAGTCGGCGTTCGATACTTACTCAGCATCAAGGAGTTCACACTGGGGCGAAGCCCTATGAGTGCAGTGAGTGTGGAAAAGCCTTTGTGTATAACTCATCCCTGGTTTCCCACCAGGAGATCCACCACAAAGAAAAGTGCCATcagtgtaaggaatgtgggaaatccTTCAGCCAGAGTGGCCTTGTTCAGCACCAGAGGATCCACACTGGGGAAAAACCTTACAAGTGTGATGTATGTGGAAAAGCCTTTATTCAGAGGACGAGTCTTGTAGAACATCAGCGAATTCACACTGGGGAGAGACCTTATAAATGTGATGAGTGTGGGAAGGCTTTCACGCAAAGATCCGTCCTCACGGAACATCAGAGAATCCACACTGGAGAGAGGCCCTACAAGTGCGACGAGTGTGGGAACGCCTTCCGAGGAATCACCAGCCTCATCCAGCACCAGAGAATCCACACTGGGGAGAAACCCTACCAATGTGATGAATGTGGCAAAGCCTTCAGACAGAGGTCAGATCTTAGTAAACACCAGAGAACCCATGCTAGAGGTGGTCCTTGTACAGGTAAAGAGTGTGGGGAGTCGTTCAGGCAGACCTCAGCTCTTACTCAACATCAGACTACCCACAGAGGAGAAAAACCTGTTCCCGTATGA
- the ZSCAN12 gene encoding zinc finger and SCAN domain-containing protein 12 isoform X2, whose translation MMASAWALQAHEDQDDLLEVKTEEEEKDTPRQHQILRKNNTHSREVFRQSFRQFCYQETPGPREALSRLRELCRQWLRPETHSKEQIVELLVLEQFLTILPEELQAWVREQQPESGEQAVAALEDLERELDEPGEQVSVHTEEQGQPLEETAPLGTEQEPGVSLPPLMAQPKCESPEPEAPLEEPVSGVETGNEYGNLKQEISEEMEPHENMSAFKREVFWPAQCREADDPEAKPEESSGHSREGEQPTGEENRVLLDEQQRFCPGGKPHECEECGKAFSQHSRLVEHQRVHTGDRPYKCEECGKTFRGRTVLIRHKIIHTGEKPYKCNECDKAFGRWSALNQHQRLHTGEKHYHCNECGKAFSQKAGLFHHLKIHTRDKPYHCTQCNKSFSRRSILTQHQGVHTGAKPYECSECGKAFVYNSSLVSHQEIHHKEKCHQCKECGKSFSQSGLVQHQRIHTGEKPYKCDVCGKAFIQRTSLVEHQRIHTGERPYKCDECGKAFTQRSVLTEHQRIHTGERPYKCDECGNAFRGITSLIQHQRIHTGEKPYQCDECGKAFRQRKKTSYKEILLKNRCGPQAGVNLLLSALIPEWRSSCGKVPDGD comes from the exons ATGATGGCATCTGCTTGGGCTCTCCAGGCCCACGAGGACCAGGATGACCTTTTGGAAGTAAAgactgaggaggaggagaaggacacCCCTAGACAGCATCAGATCCTGCGGAAGAACAACACCCACAGCAGGGAGGTCTTCCGACAGTCCTTCCGGCAGTTCTGCTACCAGGAGACCCCGGGGCCGCGCGAGGCGCTGAGCCGGCTGCGGGAGCTCTGCCGCCAGTGGCTGCGGCCCGAGACGCACAGCAAGGAGCAGATCGTGGAGCTGCTGGTGCTGGAGCAGTTCCTGACCATCCTGCCCGAGGAGCTGCAGGCCTGGGTGCGGGAGCAGCAGCCGGAGAGCGGGGAGCAGGCGGTGGCCGCGCTGGAGGACCTGGAGAGGGAGCTGGACGAGCCAGGAGAACAG GTCTCAGTCCACACCGAGGAACAAGGCCAGCCCTTGGAGGAGACGGCCCCTCTGGGAACAGAACAGGAGCCCGGTGTGTCCCTCCCACCCCTGATGGCACAGCCCAAGTGTGAGTCTCCAGAACCTGAAGCCCCGCTGGAGGAGCCAG TTTCAGGTGTTGAGACTGGGAACGAGTACGGGAATTTAAAGCAAGAAATTTCTGAAGAAATGGAACCACATGAGAACATGTCTGCATTTAAACGTGAAGTGTTCTGGCCTGCTCAGTGCAGAGAAGCTGACGATCCTGAGGCAAAACCAGAAGAGTCTTCTGGACACTCCAGGGAAGGTGAACAACCTACAGGTGAAGAAAACCGAGTCCTTCTGGATGAACAGCAGAGGTTCTGTCCGGGAGGAAAACCTCATGAGTGCGAggagtgtgggaaagccttcagtcaGCACTCGCGCCTTGTAGAACATCAGAGGGTCCATACTGGAGACAGGCCTTACAAGTGCGAGGAATGTGGAAAAACATTCCGTGGGAGAACTGTGCTTATCCGGCACAAAATaatccacactggagagaaaccgtATAAGTGTAATGAGTGTGACAAAGCCTTTGGCCGGTGGTCAGCTCTTAACCAGCATCAGAGACttcacacaggagagaagcaCTACCACTGTAATGAGTGCGGCAAAGCCTTCAGCCAGAAAGCAGGCCTCTTTCACCATCTCAAGATCCACACGAGAGACAAACCGTACCATTGTACTCAGTGTAATAAGAGTTTCAGTCGGCGTTCGATACTTACTCAGCATCAAGGAGTTCACACTGGGGCGAAGCCCTATGAGTGCAGTGAGTGTGGAAAAGCCTTTGTGTATAACTCATCCCTGGTTTCCCACCAGGAGATCCACCACAAAGAAAAGTGCCATcagtgtaaggaatgtgggaaatccTTCAGCCAGAGTGGCCTTGTTCAGCACCAGAGGATCCACACTGGGGAAAAACCTTACAAGTGTGATGTATGTGGAAAAGCCTTTATTCAGAGGACGAGTCTTGTAGAACATCAGCGAATTCACACTGGGGAGAGACCTTATAAATGTGATGAGTGTGGGAAGGCTTTCACGCAAAGATCCGTCCTCACGGAACATCAGAGAATCCACACTGGAGAGAGGCCCTACAAGTGCGACGAGTGTGGGAACGCCTTCCGAGGAATCACCAGCCTCATCCAGCACCAGAGAATCCACACTGGGGAGAAACCCTACCAATGTGATGAATGTGGCAAAGCCTTCAGACAGAG GAAGAAGACTAGCTACAAGGAAATCCTTCTGAAAAACCGGTGCGGACCTCAGGCTGGTGTGAATCTTCTCCTGAGTGCGCTCATTCCAGAATGGCGGTCCTCCTGCGGGAAGGTCCCTGATGGTGActga
- the ZSCAN12 gene encoding zinc finger and SCAN domain-containing protein 12 isoform X4 — protein MMASAWALQAHEDQDDLLEVKTEEEEKDTPRQHQILRKNNTHSREVFRQSFRQFCYQETPGPREALSRLRELCRQWLRPETHSKEQIVELLVLEQFLTILPEELQAWVREQQPESGEQAVAALEDLERELDEPGEQVSVHTEEQGQPLEETAPLGTEQEPGVSLPPLMAQPKCESPEPEAPLEEPGRRLATRKSF, from the exons ATGATGGCATCTGCTTGGGCTCTCCAGGCCCACGAGGACCAGGATGACCTTTTGGAAGTAAAgactgaggaggaggagaaggacacCCCTAGACAGCATCAGATCCTGCGGAAGAACAACACCCACAGCAGGGAGGTCTTCCGACAGTCCTTCCGGCAGTTCTGCTACCAGGAGACCCCGGGGCCGCGCGAGGCGCTGAGCCGGCTGCGGGAGCTCTGCCGCCAGTGGCTGCGGCCCGAGACGCACAGCAAGGAGCAGATCGTGGAGCTGCTGGTGCTGGAGCAGTTCCTGACCATCCTGCCCGAGGAGCTGCAGGCCTGGGTGCGGGAGCAGCAGCCGGAGAGCGGGGAGCAGGCGGTGGCCGCGCTGGAGGACCTGGAGAGGGAGCTGGACGAGCCAGGAGAACAG GTCTCAGTCCACACCGAGGAACAAGGCCAGCCCTTGGAGGAGACGGCCCCTCTGGGAACAGAACAGGAGCCCGGTGTGTCCCTCCCACCCCTGATGGCACAGCCCAAGTGTGAGTCTCCAGAACCTGAAGCCCCGCTGGAGGAGCCAG GAAGAAGACTAGCTACAAGGAAATCCTTCTGA
- the ZSCAN12 gene encoding zinc finger and SCAN domain-containing protein 12 isoform X3 produces MMASAWALQAHEDQDDLLEVKTEEEEKDTPRQHQILRKNNTHSREVFRQSFRQFCYQETPGPREALSRLRELCRQWLRPETHSKEQIVELLVLEQFLTILPEELQAWVREQQPESGEQAVAALEDLERELDEPGEQVSVHTEEQGQPLEETAPLGTEQEPGVSLPPLMAQPKCESPEPEAPLEEPVSGVETGNEYGNLKQEISEEMEPHENMSAFKREVFWPAQCREADDPEAKPEESSGHSREGEQPTGEENRVLLDEQQRFCPGGKPHECEECGKAFSQHSRLVEHQRVHTGDRPYKCEECGKTFRGRTVLIRHKIIHTGEKPYKCNECDKAFGRWSALNQHQRLHTGEKHYHCNECGKAFSQKAGLFHHLKIHTRDKPYHCTQCNKSFSRRSILTQHQGVHTGAKPYECSECGKAFVYNSSLVSHQEIHHKEKCHQCKECGKSFSQSGLVQHQRIHTGEKPYKCDVCGKAFIQRTSLVEHQRIHTGERPYKCDECGKAFTQRSVLTEHQRIHTGERPYKCDECGNAFRGITSLIQHQRIHTGEKPYQCDECGKAFRQRSDLSKHQRTHARGGPCTGRRLATRKSF; encoded by the exons ATGATGGCATCTGCTTGGGCTCTCCAGGCCCACGAGGACCAGGATGACCTTTTGGAAGTAAAgactgaggaggaggagaaggacacCCCTAGACAGCATCAGATCCTGCGGAAGAACAACACCCACAGCAGGGAGGTCTTCCGACAGTCCTTCCGGCAGTTCTGCTACCAGGAGACCCCGGGGCCGCGCGAGGCGCTGAGCCGGCTGCGGGAGCTCTGCCGCCAGTGGCTGCGGCCCGAGACGCACAGCAAGGAGCAGATCGTGGAGCTGCTGGTGCTGGAGCAGTTCCTGACCATCCTGCCCGAGGAGCTGCAGGCCTGGGTGCGGGAGCAGCAGCCGGAGAGCGGGGAGCAGGCGGTGGCCGCGCTGGAGGACCTGGAGAGGGAGCTGGACGAGCCAGGAGAACAG GTCTCAGTCCACACCGAGGAACAAGGCCAGCCCTTGGAGGAGACGGCCCCTCTGGGAACAGAACAGGAGCCCGGTGTGTCCCTCCCACCCCTGATGGCACAGCCCAAGTGTGAGTCTCCAGAACCTGAAGCCCCGCTGGAGGAGCCAG TTTCAGGTGTTGAGACTGGGAACGAGTACGGGAATTTAAAGCAAGAAATTTCTGAAGAAATGGAACCACATGAGAACATGTCTGCATTTAAACGTGAAGTGTTCTGGCCTGCTCAGTGCAGAGAAGCTGACGATCCTGAGGCAAAACCAGAAGAGTCTTCTGGACACTCCAGGGAAGGTGAACAACCTACAGGTGAAGAAAACCGAGTCCTTCTGGATGAACAGCAGAGGTTCTGTCCGGGAGGAAAACCTCATGAGTGCGAggagtgtgggaaagccttcagtcaGCACTCGCGCCTTGTAGAACATCAGAGGGTCCATACTGGAGACAGGCCTTACAAGTGCGAGGAATGTGGAAAAACATTCCGTGGGAGAACTGTGCTTATCCGGCACAAAATaatccacactggagagaaaccgtATAAGTGTAATGAGTGTGACAAAGCCTTTGGCCGGTGGTCAGCTCTTAACCAGCATCAGAGACttcacacaggagagaagcaCTACCACTGTAATGAGTGCGGCAAAGCCTTCAGCCAGAAAGCAGGCCTCTTTCACCATCTCAAGATCCACACGAGAGACAAACCGTACCATTGTACTCAGTGTAATAAGAGTTTCAGTCGGCGTTCGATACTTACTCAGCATCAAGGAGTTCACACTGGGGCGAAGCCCTATGAGTGCAGTGAGTGTGGAAAAGCCTTTGTGTATAACTCATCCCTGGTTTCCCACCAGGAGATCCACCACAAAGAAAAGTGCCATcagtgtaaggaatgtgggaaatccTTCAGCCAGAGTGGCCTTGTTCAGCACCAGAGGATCCACACTGGGGAAAAACCTTACAAGTGTGATGTATGTGGAAAAGCCTTTATTCAGAGGACGAGTCTTGTAGAACATCAGCGAATTCACACTGGGGAGAGACCTTATAAATGTGATGAGTGTGGGAAGGCTTTCACGCAAAGATCCGTCCTCACGGAACATCAGAGAATCCACACTGGAGAGAGGCCCTACAAGTGCGACGAGTGTGGGAACGCCTTCCGAGGAATCACCAGCCTCATCCAGCACCAGAGAATCCACACTGGGGAGAAACCCTACCAATGTGATGAATGTGGCAAAGCCTTCAGACAGAGGTCAGATCTTAGTAAACACCAGAGAACCCATGCTAGAGGTGGTCCTTGTACAG GAAGAAGACTAGCTACAAGGAAATCCTTCTGA